In Besnoitia besnoiti strain Bb-Ger1 chromosome IX, whole genome shotgun sequence, a single genomic region encodes these proteins:
- a CDS encoding snoRNA binding domain-containing protein (encoded by transcript BESB_014720) produces MRTLSRLAAGYAFACVFVGAKRRRAFRGCVETSPARGETHGASSGFCDVLQSTLAESFLCDLQDLEEDEEGDELPPDLSAVPAPAAAQPGLVGLRDAGGGLLGAPADSLLDGARAASKPKKKLEDEDDLDTPIPDAVAEYEQKQQENYVGVVVSDLMLQPDFIALLERVRALTPQEAEYDNEELNLIEECNQRVIDVDRDILNIHRFIKDIYSIKFPELESIVQGPLEYIAVVLRIQNQTDLTQVDLSDLLPSSTIMALTVAASLSVSSSSSSSSSGRRLPAEEFCQAIAAAKEAIALAEKRKEILQYLESRMTLIAPNVSAILGAALAARLLTRVGGLKMLAKMPSQNIMLVGSQKKTSFALSGGKGSATGPFSALLCSSEILLLTPPAFRTRALRLLAGKVSLAARVDFFGESRDGEKGKTLREEIVRALIKAQEPPPAPQKKALPAPDERARPKRGGKKYRRMKEKYELTEVHKQLNRMQFGVEEDQNGLKAKGLGMLGKSIASGRLKIQAKQQKKLQPSRKRQQQMNRGGPARGGTETAGCGFSSSLTFTPIQGIELCNPDAAGAAALPKKQDANKKVNYFSSTGKFTKVEKDLASMVPKAV; encoded by the exons ATG CGGACCCTTTCGCGGCTGGCTGCGGGGTATGCATTCGCGTGTGTCTTCGTAGGAg CTAAGAGAAGGAGGGCCTTTCGGGGATGTGTGGAGacttcgccggcgcgtgggGAGACACacggcgcgtcctccgggTTCTGTGATGTGCTGCAGTCGACGCTGGCTGAGTCCTTCCTGTGCGACTTGCAAGATCTGGAGGAAGatgaggagggagacgagctGCCTCCGGACCTCTCTGCGGtccctgcgcctgccgcggcgcagcctggCTTGGTAGGCCTTC gcgacgccggcggtgGGTTGctgggcgcgccggcggactcGCTGCtggacggcgcgcgggcggcctcgaagccgaagaagaaactcgaggacgaagacgacctCGACACGCCCATTCCGGATGCCGTCGCTGAGTACGAGCAGAAACAGCAAGAAAACTACGTCGGGGTGGTCGTCAGCGACCTCATGCTTCAGCCGGACTTCATCGCACTCCTCGAG CGCGTGAGGGCGTTGACTCCGCAGGAAGCTGAGTATGACAACGAAGAGCTGAATCTCATCGAGGAGTGCAACCAAAGAGTCATTGACGTCGACAGGGA CATTCTGAACATCCACAGATTCATAAAAGACATCTACAGCATCAAGTTCCCCGAACTCGAGTCGATCGTCCAAGGGCCGCTTGAGTACATTGCGGTTGTACTCCGCATTCAGAACCAAACT GACTTGACGCAAGTCGATCTGTCAGATCTGCTGCCCTCATCGACGATCATGGCGCTCACTgtcgccgcttctctctcagtctcttcttcgtcctcatcttcctcctcgg GGCGACGGCTGCCGGCCGAAGAATTCTGTCAGGCGATCGCGGCGGCAAAAGAAGCGATTGCCCTCGCAGAAAAGCGAAAAGAG ATTCTTCAGTACCTGGAGAGTCGCATGACGCTCATTGCACCAAACGTCTCTGCGATCCTCggagcggcgctggcggcgcgtctgctcaCGCGCGTCGGGGGTCTCAAGATGCTCGCCAAGATGCCTTCGCAAAACATCATG CTTGTCGGCTCACAGAAGAAGACGTCGTTCGCGTTGTCAGGGGGAAAAGGCAGCGCGACAGGGCCTTTCAGCGCGTTGCTCTGCTCTTCGGAGATTCTGTTGTtgacgccgcccgccttccGCACGCGGGCTCTCCGCCTGCTCGCGGGAAAggtctcgctcgccgcgcgcgtggacTTCTTCGGCGAGTCGCGCGACGGAGAAAAAGGGAAAACCCTCAGAGAGGAAATTGTCCGCGCACTCATCAAG GCTCAAGAGCCTCCGCCAGctccgcagaagaaggcgctgccTGCACCCGACGAGCGGGCCCGgccgaagcgcggcggcaaaAAGTATCG ACGCATGAAGGAGAAGTACGAGCTGACGGAAGTGCACAAGCAGCTGAATCGCATGCAGTTCGGCGTCGAGGAAGACCAGAACGGCCTCAAAG CCAAGGGCTTGGGTATGCTCGGCAAGAGTATTGCGAGCGGCCGTCTGAAGATTCAGGCCAAACAGCAGAAGAAGCTCCAACCAA GCCGcaagcgccagcagcagatgAACCGCGGAGGCccggctcgcggcgggaCCGAGACTGCGGGCTGCggcttctcgtcttcgctcacCTTCACGCCGATTCAAGGCATCGAGCTCTGCAATCCGgatgcggcgggcgcggcggccctcCCAAAGAAGCAGGACGCGAACAAGAAAGTGAACTACTTCTCCTCGACGGGAAAGTTCACCAAG GTCGAAAAAGATCTCGCTTCCATGGTGCCCAAGGCGGTctga
- a CDS encoding nucleosome assembly protein (nap) protein (encoded by transcript BESB_014730), with protein sequence MRSQEGQAPASADIELISNRLEAVTIDSKGDENGENEILNSLTKEQKEVIAELQTLQGQHDELERAYDQELVALKMKYEQLYAPLYAKRRECLLKKDPANPSAQFGTPAVPAFWMNCMKQNSTLSELIEEHDEPILQHLENVSCEYFTREEQDEVEKKQGEEGVAQATGVPESFRLVFDFSPNPFFTPTRLVKEYHLTVSSARHGAELTSTKSTEIEWKEGKDVTKKVVSRKQRNKKTRQTRTVEEVVDNESFFNFFTDHEIPSDEKLETMSDKQVGELQMIVEADYDIGVTIRDKIVPQAVEWFLGEADDDDQFDDDFDEDDDDDMLSDDDEDSDDDEEPRRAVRGGHRGKGGQKAAGTSGENPECKQQ encoded by the exons ATGCGCTCACAGGAAGGGCAagcccccgcctccgccgataTCGAACTCATCAGCAACCGACTCGAAGCCGTCACGATCG ATTCCAAGGGCGACGAGAACGGCGAGAACGAGATTTTGAACAGTTTGACGAAGGAGCAGAAGGAGGTGATTGCGGAGCTCCAGACGCTCCAGGGCCAGCACGACGAGCTCGAGCGCGCGTACGACCAGGAGCTCGTCGCGCTCAAGATGAAATATGAGCAACTCTACGCGCCGCTCTACGCCAAGCGAAGGGAGTGTCTCCTGAAGAAGGATCCTGCGAACCCCTCTGCGCAGTTTGGCACGCCA GCTGTTCCAGCGTTTTGGATGAACTGCATGAAGCAGAACTCGACGTTGTCGGAGTTGATTGAGGAGCACGACGAGCCGATTCTGCAGCATCTGGAGAATGTTTCGTGCGAGTATTTCACCCGGGAGGAGCAAGACGAGGTCGAGAAAAAGCAGGGCGAAGAGGgggtcgcgcaggcgactgGCGTGCCCGAGAGCTTCCGGCTCGTGTTTGATTTCTCGCCGAACCCCTTCTTCACCCCGACGCGCCTCGTCAAGGAGTATCACCTCACGGTTTCGTCGGCGCGCCACGGCGCGGAGCTGACGAGCACAAAAAGCACTGAAATTGAGTGGAAGGAAGGCAAAGACGTCACCAAGAAAGTCGTTAGTCGCAAGCAGCGCAACAAGAAGACTCGCCAAACTCGCACCGTCGAGGAGGTCGTCGACAATGAGAGCTTCTTCAACTTTTTCACGGACCACGAAATCCCCAGTGACGAAAAACTCGAAACCATGTCTGACAAGCAG GTTGGAGAGCTCCAGATGATCGTTGAGGCGGACTACGATATCGGCGTCACGATTCGG GACAAGATCGTCCCGCAGGCCGTCGAGTGGTTTCTGggcgaggccgacgacgacgaccaGTTCGACGACGATTTCGATGAagacgatgacgacgacAT GCTGTCTGACGACGATGAGGATtctgacgacgacgaggagccGCGCCGGGCCGTTCGCGGGGGTCACCGCGGAAAAGGTGGGCAG aAGGCCGCCGGCACTTCGGGTGAGAATCCCGAGTGCAAGCAGCAGTAA
- a CDS encoding hypothetical protein (encoded by transcript BESB_014710), whose product MTASRRCGDPLPSPASAGGPQGEKHGEQEPEARRADGCLASLQAQLSQGLNLHTLLNDPLLVVLLLSFLPSSADVRALLVAALPPPLSPGTLHDASSPASCLALTDRPPSPGLDSSLSFDCRLTDSQFSSGSITPAGGRVGYASLLEFESEAAECTDFLSASPLHSLASSSTRQFAGGAARREGRTFAYSRHLLRAEESCASAASAFPPPALPAPLRLPAAIVACFYHSLCFRRGDLLDAAAGRPLFSPQKAFLCQLEGSPAPRESGEAASSAQALLFETRGAAASAEYWRNIYFTLIHGSRCDDCGAELEPEEKTKASQGSGSSQPSEARSFDRAAAAEASALLPSSSVALPAGVVRSPAAPPTARASSSPAPPPPMASLLPRARTPFAPCSACVCLCRSCRGALRRRAEILCTLQRIVADVACVCQQTGGDGPRRRCDSENKRRRGETGVCAESAARPAADVGQHVSDARDPRQARAWPQPGVGGGEGEDRRALAACPQRSQPPADGLGGGGPGGGGTAAGLPPRSSVAATVDAAVEELFRHGGLFVAQAAFQKLLLHHRRMVQTVLRALGSQIRQELLRTTGVDFFRRVLSPLLEASKSHREGGLDEARHSRRAGAESGLAGLKRRRVGPTAFMAAAGAAEVGRRHAPERKGEQLHGLFRFSDGEKKDLGALLQRCFHGLAMPAVSTLLHSLGGVRGDGECSREGLEDDPGGEAEAETSERWEQSLNSLASMETLYATRTSFLLLVNRFHRLLEHPDLPLLHTLYVQRVQTARAMWPPATGPPSPHATDPAAEPACPSSPQPGDASPGPRALAPPSPAAPASASATNSLDAGISQEEARAPATWPAEGKNGSGARPCTQEERRRGGEGRPESEGGALGLGSARAVGAGAPAETGLWTETRKDDIELVCCWRILECLCTFLFDGRSRRPIRCYRKTLATRQFVDHLYRLAQDPTAETALCCHFSPLVACPRDALHAWPR is encoded by the exons ATGACTGCCTCTCGCCGTTGCGGAGATCCGCTCCCTTcacctgcgtctgcgggtgGGCCTCAGGGTGAGAAGCATGGAGAGCAGGAGCCTGAGGCCCGGAGGGCGGACGGCTGTTTGGCctctctccaggcgcagcTCTCGCAGGGGCTCAATCTCCACACACTTCTAAACGACCCGCTGCTAGttgttcttcttctctccttcctcccctCCAGCGCAGACGTGCGGGcgcttctcgtcgccgcgctgccgccgcctctctcgcccggTACTCTCCACGATGCATCCTCTCCAGCCTCGTGCCTCGCCCTGACGGAccggcctccgtcgccggGGCTGGactcctccctctctttcgATTGCCGTCTCACAGACAGTCAGTTCTCTTCGGGCTCAATTACGCCGGCAGGCGGCCGAGTGGGCTacgcgtctctcctcgagtttgagagcgaggcagccgagTGCACCGATTTTCTGTCGGCCTCGCCCCTCCACTCACTCGCCAGCAGCTCTACGCGGCAGTTCGCGGGCggtgcagcgcgccgcgaaggccgcacATTCGCGTACTCGCGGCACTTGTTACGAGCGGAGGAGAGCTGtgcgtccgctgcgtctgcgtttcctccgcctgcgctgccggcgcctctcaGGCTCCCAGCCGCCATTGTGGCGTGTTTCTATCACAGCCTCTGCTTTCGGAGAGGCGACTTGCTTGATGCAGCGGCGGggcgtcctctcttctcgcctcaGAAGGCGTTTCTTTGTCAGCTTGAAGGCTCGCCTGCTCCTCGCGAGAGCGGTGAGGCCGCCTCtagcgcgcaggcgctgcttttcgagactcgcggcgcggccgcgagcgcagagtACTGGAGGAACATATACTTCACGCTCATCCACGGCTCGCGGTGCGACGACTGTGGCGCGGAACTCGAGCccgaagagaagacgaaggcgtcTCAGGGGAGCGGCAGCTCGCAACCGAGCGAAGCCCGGAGCTTCGACagagcagccgcggcggaggcctctgccctcctcccttcctcctctgtcgccctGCCTGCAGGGGTCgtccgcagccccgccgctcctccgaccgcgcgcgcgtcgtcgtcgcccgcgccgcctccgcccatggcgtctcttcttccgcgtgcgAGGACGCCGTTCGCGCCTTGCTCGGCTTGCGTGTGCCTCTGCAGATCGTGCCGCGGCGCACTTCGCCGTCGAGCGGAAATCCTCTGCACACTCCAGAGAATCGTCGCAGATGTGGCCTGCGTCTGCCAGCAGACCGGAGGAGACGGCCCGCGAAGAAGGTGCGACAGTGAGAacaagaggagacgcggagagacgggCGTGTGCGCAGAAAGCGCCGCACGCCCCGCTGCAGACGTCGGGCAGCACgtgagcgacgcgcgagatCCACGGCAGGCCCGCGCGTGGCCTCAGCCAGGGGttggaggaggcgagggagaggaccGCCGAGCCCTTGCGGCGTGTCCGCAGCGGTCGCAGCCCCCCGCCGACGGCCTCGGCGGGGGAGGTCCCGGTGGGGGTGGGACGGCTGCTGGGTTGCCTCCGCGTAGCTCCGTTGCGGCGACCGTGGACGCGGCGGTGGAGGAGCTGTTTCGGCACGGCGGTCTTTTCGTCGCGCAGGCTGCCTTCCAGAAGCTTTTGCTTCATCACCGCAGGATGGTTCAGACGGTGCTGCGTGCACTGGGATCGCAGATTCGCCAGGAGCTCCTCCGCACGACCGGCGTCgacttcttccgccgcgtcctgTCGCCTCTCTTGGAGGCTTCCAAGTCGCaccgcgagggcggcctGGACGAGGCGAGGCACAGCCGACGTGCAGGGGCCGAGAGCGGGCTGGCGGGGCTCAAGAGACGCCGAGTCGGCCCCACGGCCTTTatggcggcggcaggcgcagcggaggtAGGACGACGCCACGCGCCGGAACGGAAGGGCGAGCAGCTACATGGTCTGTTTCGCTTTTCAGATGGCGAGAAAAAAGATCTGggtgcgctgctgcagcgctgctTCCACGGGCTAGCCATGCCAGCTGTGTCGACGCTCCTCCACTCGCTGGGCGgggtgcgcggcgacggcgaatgCAGTCGGGAAGGCCTCGAAGACGACcctggaggcgaggcggaggcagagacatCTGAGCGATGGGAGCAAAGCCTGAACTCGCTCGCCAGCATGGAGACCCTCTACGCGACTCGCACATCATTCCTCTTGCTCGTCAACCG CTTCCATCGCCTGCTGGAGCACCCGGATCTTCCGCTGCTGCATACGCTGTACGTCCAACGCGTTCAGACTGCGCGAGCCATGTGGCCTCCAGCCACCGGGCCCCCCTCGCCGCACGCGACGGATCCTGCCGCAGAGCCTGCTtgtccttcttcgccgcagccaggGGACGCGTCGCCGGGGCCTCGGGCCTTGGCTCCGCCatcccctgcggcgcctgcatcggcctctgcgacgaACTCGCTCGACGCAGGAATCTctcaagaagaagcgcgagcgccggcgacgtgGCCTGCGGAAGGCAAGAACGGAAGTGGCGCTCGCCCGTGCACTCAGGAGGAAAGACGTCGAGGCGGGGAAGGGCGACCAGAGAGCGAAGGGGGGGCCCTCGGGTTGGgatccgcgcgcgccgtggGCGCCGGAGCGCCCGCCGAGACAGGCCTGTGGACtgagacgaggaaggacgACATCGAGCTCGTGTGCTGCTGGAGGATTCTCGAGTGTCTGTGCACATTTTTGTTCGATGGCAGAAGCAGGAGGCCGATTCGCTGTTACCGAAAAA CTCTTGCTACGCGTCAGTTCGTGGACCACCTGTACCGCCTGGCTCAGGACCccacagcggagacagctcTCTGTTGTCACTTCTCGCCGCTTGTGGCCTGCCCCCGAGACGCTCTCCACGCGTGGCCTCGATGA
- a CDS encoding hypothetical protein (encoded by transcript BESB_014700): MARSKDSFRLCSAVQVVLLVLASVAASAGAITARPRWLLHGGGTHAAKSFLPSGTPSVTLSPSGSSPSVSPASLPLPHVHGGGPNLSEREDSRFSPASPAAASSASRSSQSHSRSARLRAAAAAASPGASAPSGAALPASLQRGPSLVQLQGTPAFSGQLGAGVDLMPDSEEDISVMPNCMFYSAYSGSCIPGSSHSPCRYCRAKQFTGFYGAAQCPSFMSFPPELQALYRWRITPAKRSRVKGWQDELICVVEKTQVAEQVQQQMHQSANEAALRAAAALAPGVPSPAPGPSPFYNPYYRNAAATHGRLDGGGVATLLCSLGSLVATLALTAA, translated from the exons ATGGCGCGCTCCAAGGACTCGTTCCGGCTGTGCAGCGCCGTCCAAGTTGTGCTTCTTGTTCTGGCTTCTGTCGCtgccagcgccggcgcgatcacggcgcgtcctcgctggcTTCTGCACGGAGGGGGGACACATGCTGCAAAGTCTTTTCTGCCGAGTGGCACTCCGTCTGTCACTTTGTCACCCTCGGGGAGCTCTCCTTCTGTCTCCCCTGCTTCCCTCCCTCTTCCACACGTCCACGGGGGCGGACCGAATCTGAGTGAGCGTGAAGATTCTCGTttctctcctgcctctcccgctgctgcctcttccgcctctcgctcttctcagTCTCACAGCCGgtctgctcgcctgcgcgctgcggcggcagcggcctcgcctggcgcctctgcgccttctggcgccgccctgccCGCGTCCCTGCAGCGGGGACCTTCTCTGGTCCAACTCCAGGGCACGCCTGCCTTCAGCGGACAGCTTGGCGCGGGCGTCGACCTCATGCCTGACTCGGAAGAAGACATCAGCGTCATGCCCAACTGCATGTTCTACTCTGCGTACTCCGGAAGCTGCATCCCTGGATCTTCTCACTCGCCGTGCAG ATACTGCCGAGCGAAACAGTTCACAGGTTTCTACGGCGCGGCGCAAT gcccCTCCTTCATGTCGTTCCCGccggagctgcaggcgctgtaTCGCTGGCGCAtcacgccggcgaagcggtCGCGCGTGAAAGGGTGGCAGGACGAGTTGATCTGCGTCGTTGAGAAGACGCAAGTCGCTGAACAAgtgcagcagcagatgcaCCAAAGCGCcaacgaggcggcgctgcgagccgcggccgccttgGCCCCCGGGGTCccttctcccgcgcccgGTCCGTCTCCGTTCTACAATCCATACTACAGgaacgcagccgcgacgcacgGGAGActcgacggcggaggcgtggcGACGCTTCTGTGCTCCCTCGGTTCGCTTGTTGCAACTCTAGCGCTTACCGCTGCGTGA